GTGCAGGTTTAGTAACAGGGTTATTCTTACATCTGACAATCCAAGATTTGAAGATCCGCTGGATATTCTGGCACAAATGCAGAAAGGAGTTCCGCCGATCGATTTCAAAAAAACTTCAACAATAGCCGACAGACGGGAGGCAATCTTTAATGCAGGGCTTTCGGCCAATCCCGGGGATATTATTCTGATCGCTGGGAAAGGACATGAGAATTATCAGGACATCAAAGGAGTAAAACATCATTTCGATGATAAGGAAATTCTGCTAGAAGTGTTTGAAAAGAGACATTCCAATTAAAAAGCCAGTGGCTTTTTGCGTAGTCTCCGAAAAGAACCAATTTTGCAGCCGTCACCCCAATAAGTTTCTTCATGCTCTATTACCTTTTTGATTATCTAGACAAAAACTTCAATATACCGGGCGCCGGTGTATTCCAATACATTTCGTTCAGGGCGTTGGGAGCTACGGTCCTGTCGCTTTTCATTGCGGCAACGTACGGCAAGTCGATAATTAACTTCCTGAGAAAGAAGCAAATGGGTGAGTCTATCCGTGATCTTGGGTTGGCGGGTCAGATGGAGAAGGCAGGTACGCCTACAATGGGCGGATTCATTATACTTGCTTCGCTGCTTATTCCGGTTTTGCTTTTTGCCAAACTAAGTAATGTCTATATCGTTTTGCTCATCATAACTGCGCTCTGGACGGGCTTGATCGGTTTTGTTGATGATTATTTAAAAAAATTCAGGAACAATAAAGATGGATTGCACGGGCGGTTCAAGATCGTCGGACAGGTTGGACTTGGTGTGATCGTTGGTGTGACATTGTCTTTTAATGATAGTGTCAGGATCAGGGTGTATGATCAGCCTTTGCTAAGCTCTAATCTGGGTGAAGTTCAGCGTTATCGCGATATCGTACATCCAACCATCACGACAATTCCTTTCTTTAAAAACAATGAATTTGATTACAAAACACTGCTTTTTGGCTGGTTACCAGAGGAATATACCTGGGTTATCTACACGATCATCGCTATTTTTATCATTACAGCCGTTTCCAACGGAGCCAATATTACCGACGGAATTGACGGGCTGGCCGCTGGCGTTTCAGGCATTATCGCATTGACGCTCGGGGTCTTGGCTTATCTCTCGGGAAATACAAAATTTTCGCAATACCTGAATATCATGTACATCCCTAACTCGGGTGAGCTCGTGATTTTCTGTGCCGCATTTATAGGGGCGTGCGTCGGGTTTCTCTGGTACAATGCATATCCTGCCCAGGTTTTTATGGGTGATACGGGAAGTTTAATGCTGGGAGGTGTGATAGCAGTTGTGGCACTTGCAATCCGTAAAGAATGGCTGATACCTATTATGTGCGGGATTTTTATTGCCGAAAACCTTTCGGTGATTATGCAAGTCAGCTATTTTAAATACACGAGAAGGAAATACGGAGAAGGGCGACGAATATTTCTGATGTCGCCGCTTCACCATCATTATCAGAAAAAAGGAATCCACGAGTCGAAAATCGTTACCAGGTTCTGGATCGTAGGAATTATCCTGGCTATTCTGACGCTGGCAACGTTGAAGCTGCGGTAAACCGCCTTTTCACTAGCCGTCGGCTTAAGCTGGCGCACCTTTAGTCACTAGCCGTCGGCTTAAGCCGACGGTAATTGAATAATTTAATTATCGGCCTACGGCTTCGCTGTATCTTCTTGGGTCGTAGCCTTTTGCGAATAGGGGATATTGGTCGAAAATGCGCCTTACTACGCTTCTGTAATGGTTGTTCGATCCTTCTACGCCTTTAAAAATACCGGAAGCGTAACCTCTCCATACTACCTGATCACTTTCCGCGTCGATCAGTGAGACGATCAGTGTTCCTTTGTCAAGGGCGTATTTGATCGGCTCGTAGCGAAAACCGTCGTTTTCAGTATCCACCCAGTTTTTAATCACCGGCTGCATATATCCCTGGTAGCGAAGGTTGTCGTAGAAAATACCGTAATTAACAAGTAAAGTGGGTTTTTCGGCGGTAAGCTTGTAGCCTCTTACCTGCATCTGGCGACGGATCGCTTCGTAAATCTCCGTACATAAGTTATTCGTGTCGCGCTCACACTCCAGAAAAGTGTAAGAAGAGTAGTCTTTAAAATTCGTTTCGTAGCTGTAATCGTGCTCAACGAAGACTTTGCGGCCACTGGAACATCCGGCAATTATTATTACTAGGAGTAATGCAGCGTAAGTAAAGATAGACCTCAGCATAAGTATTTAATTTGTCAGGTTGTGAAAAAATATGTCTGTAAATAAATTGTTACACACCACTCTAACCAATAACTTATACCCGAAGCTGGTAGATACTATCCCAAATAATAAGCTATTGATTTACGCATTTCAGAAGCAGAAACCACTATATCAAACGCACACTGCCCTGCTCCTTTCAGCAATGAAAACCGCACTTCCTTTCCTTTGTTTTTCTTGTCCTGTTTTGTCAAACCGATAATTTCTTCAATATCCTGCGGACTGATTTTTACCTTACCGTAGGTAGCGAAAATAAATTCCTCAATATCTGTCAGCGTATCCTGGGTGATCATTTTCCGCTCGAAAGACAGGTAGCTTTCCATGATCATTCCGATTGCAATCGCTTCCCCATGGTATAATCGCTTATTGGTCGCTTTGTTCAAAAAGCAGGTTTCAACAGCGTGCCCCAGTGTGTGTCCAAAATTTAAAATCTTCCGTAATCCCTTCTCTGTCGGATCTTCCTCTACGACCTGCTGTTTGATTTTAACAGAATGTGCAATGAGGTCCTGCCAGTTTTGTCTTTCAAAGTCTTTTTGCCTGATCTCGTCCCATTTCCCTGCGTCTGCGATCAGACAGTGTTTGATGACCTCTGCGAACCCGGAACGAATCTCCCTTTCAGGCAAAGTTTTCAGAAAAACCGGATCTATCAATACACTTTTGGGAATATTAAAGACACCCAGATGATTTTTAAATCCTTGAAAATCAATACCTAGCTTACCTCCTACACTTGCGTCTACCTGTGAAAGCAGCGTTGTTGGCACCTGTATAAAATCTATTCCACGCTTGTAAACTGCGGCGCAAAATCCGCCCATATCCCCGATAACGCCGCCGCCAATATTGATCACCAGCGCGTGTCTGTCAAGCTCTTCATTTGTCATTCCCTGCCAGATTTTCTCGCACGTCGCCAGTGTTTTATTAGCTTCGCCGCTCTGAACGGTTATTATAGTATGTTTTGGTAAAAGGGCTTTCAGACTCGGATAACAATGTTTTTTTGTATTATTATCAGCTATTACAACAACTTTAGAGTAATTGGCAGAGCCTAAAAAATCCGGCAAGCTTTCGCTTATCGGCGCAATGATAACAGACTGATTCATTCTAGATTGAATTGAGACAAGCTCACCACACATACGGTGAGCGCACCCAAATGGATGCGTTGACTTCCACTTTTTAGAAATAATATTCTGGAAATCTCATTTAAATATAGGAATTATAATGTTTATCAGATAATCAATATGGTTTTGTCTTCCAAGAAAATTTTTCCACAGTACACAAATTTTAGTCAACCGTGCCACACAAAGGCTGGTTTGCGTTTTATTTCGTAAAATTGCCGTTCAATAATTTTGCGACCGATTTAATTTTCTCAACGAATGAGTGCTGCGCTGATCTCAGGAATTCAACAAGTAGGAGTAGGTGTTCAAAATGTACCGGATGCCTGGAAATGGTATCGTCAGGTGCTGGGTTTTGATGTACCGGTTTTTGATGAAAAAGCCGAAGCTCCGCTGATGACGCCCTATACCGGAGGCGAAGTTCAAAAACGGCATGCAGTATTGGCGATCAATATGGCCGGTGGTGGTGGACTTGAAATCTGGTCTTTTACCAGCCGC
This Dyadobacter sp. UC 10 DNA region includes the following protein-coding sequences:
- the mraY gene encoding phospho-N-acetylmuramoyl-pentapeptide-transferase, with the translated sequence MLYYLFDYLDKNFNIPGAGVFQYISFRALGATVLSLFIAATYGKSIINFLRKKQMGESIRDLGLAGQMEKAGTPTMGGFIILASLLIPVLLFAKLSNVYIVLLIITALWTGLIGFVDDYLKKFRNNKDGLHGRFKIVGQVGLGVIVGVTLSFNDSVRIRVYDQPLLSSNLGEVQRYRDIVHPTITTIPFFKNNEFDYKTLLFGWLPEEYTWVIYTIIAIFIITAVSNGANITDGIDGLAAGVSGIIALTLGVLAYLSGNTKFSQYLNIMYIPNSGELVIFCAAFIGACVGFLWYNAYPAQVFMGDTGSLMLGGVIAVVALAIRKEWLIPIMCGIFIAENLSVIMQVSYFKYTRRKYGEGRRIFLMSPLHHHYQKKGIHESKIVTRFWIVGIILAILTLATLKLR
- a CDS encoding DUF4136 domain-containing protein, encoding MLMLRSIFTYAALLLVIIIAGCSSGRKVFVEHDYSYETNFKDYSSYTFLECERDTNNLCTEIYEAIRRQMQVRGYKLTAEKPTLLVNYGIFYDNLRYQGYMQPVIKNWVDTENDGFRYEPIKYALDKGTLIVSLIDAESDQVVWRGYASGIFKGVEGSNNHYRSVVRRIFDQYPLFAKGYDPRRYSEAVGR
- the aroB gene encoding 3-dehydroquinate synthase gives rise to the protein MNQSVIIAPISESLPDFLGSANYSKVVVIADNNTKKHCYPSLKALLPKHTIITVQSGEANKTLATCEKIWQGMTNEELDRHALVINIGGGVIGDMGGFCAAVYKRGIDFIQVPTTLLSQVDASVGGKLGIDFQGFKNHLGVFNIPKSVLIDPVFLKTLPEREIRSGFAEVIKHCLIADAGKWDEIRQKDFERQNWQDLIAHSVKIKQQVVEEDPTEKGLRKILNFGHTLGHAVETCFLNKATNKRLYHGEAIAIGMIMESYLSFERKMITQDTLTDIEEFIFATYGKVKISPQDIEEIIGLTKQDKKNKGKEVRFSLLKGAGQCAFDIVVSASEMRKSIAYYLG